Proteins from one Cellulosilyticum lentocellum DSM 5427 genomic window:
- a CDS encoding 3'-5' exonuclease: MNKYVVVDIETTGAHPVQSEIIEIGAVYIEEGQVKKIFNELVRPTQIISDYIISITGITNEMVADAPPIEEVMPRFIDFCEDVPLIGHNIILFDYRMLKTKATALGFTFEKMGVDTLVISRKMLAHLPSRKLGDLCEHYAISLENAHRAYHDAFATYELFEKLRNEFEKKEAKLFLPERMKWEVPKIEPMTKKQKNYLESLCKGHGLVLPQGYENLSKSECSKLIDKIIVGHGKLIR, encoded by the coding sequence ATGAATAAGTATGTTGTTGTAGATATAGAAACAACAGGCGCTCATCCTGTGCAAAGTGAAATTATAGAGATTGGGGCTGTTTATATAGAGGAAGGTCAAGTAAAAAAAATATTTAACGAATTGGTGAGACCAACCCAAATAATTTCTGACTATATTATTTCTATTACAGGTATTACAAATGAGATGGTAGCAGATGCACCTCCTATTGAAGAAGTAATGCCCCGATTTATAGACTTTTGTGAGGATGTTCCTTTGATTGGTCATAATATTATTTTATTTGATTATCGCATGCTTAAAACTAAGGCTACGGCCTTAGGTTTTACATTTGAAAAAATGGGTGTAGATACATTGGTGATTTCTAGAAAAATGTTGGCACATTTACCCAGCCGTAAACTAGGTGATTTATGTGAGCACTATGCCATTTCCTTAGAAAATGCTCATCGTGCCTATCATGATGCTTTTGCTACTTATGAGTTGTTTGAAAAGCTTAGAAATGAGTTTGAAAAAAAGGAAGCAAAGCTTTTCCTACCTGAAAGGATGAAATGGGAGGTTCCTAAAATAGAACCAATGACTAAAAAGCAAAAAAACTATTTAGAAAGTCTTTGCAAGGGACATGGGTTAGTTTTACCACAAGGTTATGAAAACCTTAGCAAATCCGAGTGTAGTAAGTTAATTGATAAGATTATAGTAGGTCATGGTAAATTAATAAGATAA
- a CDS encoding S8/S53 family peptidase translates to MRVIMAPCTKEKQSLEPWILEDLGAGYVLLDIKEELSKKREGYLEPDFEMQLGEEQVEALGLLNEAPIIFATLGVRQISSKVSSYYEIKRGRWQNKEALLKEGPIWISCYSEQSFLASELIKTIRLLIEQAKALKKIAIIYLDSKPKESYFTCRSLTYKCINELLVGEKHIVLQIMRDEDIGACYLPSEKNFEPYENHFIYDKSYNKLMTKAIKKLTKKRTLVTQESLYQDLFYEQIPMSEKLYLPLQNNFKNKLSEQVGLNTILLGQDFYVIYDTKANIEQQRNDLKDYVMPQWTLPLVAQIPIHKSNDLYINENNVVTNAFKYRGEGVYIGIVSVEGVDWEEPLLRTSQGKTRISCIWEQEQADKGIYYTASTINTALEAEKILSDSRSEATFLLGLAGGKQGYYEAPASKAEFLVAKIKPATRNVQQLYGGEPHPLVALVPDVLIGAYKLMELAKLNQKPLVLYLPYHYLLEGIEGVNKYDRIFNELSHQPGLTIIMPVGEEADKKHRWLIEEGSSKEVRIQTKEEKQNIVGMICSKKAEVFQASLQLLGNETQRICIEEQGIYQTTAGKVESSGLKWDYHSGQIVIRFRIEQHTQSTWQLHLSTEDNKKLRLSVSLCEQPVNPGATLSSWTALNTANPAPAKWGTMGVGSFDTKALVVRRGSGRAKHTNQTGLSCVAEGRASIRLKEQNEILCLEGTDVAASLVTGVVATLYSKWQQEKGKAYLNTKMMQMWIERQLTHLPNQTYPHFSQGSGILDLKKLEATLIAPLE, encoded by the coding sequence ATGAGAGTGATTATGGCACCGTGTACCAAAGAAAAGCAGTCTTTAGAGCCATGGATTTTAGAAGATTTAGGAGCCGGATATGTACTTTTAGATATTAAAGAAGAACTATCTAAGAAACGAGAAGGATATTTAGAACCTGATTTTGAAATGCAATTAGGAGAAGAACAAGTAGAAGCTTTAGGCTTGTTAAATGAGGCACCCATAATCTTTGCAACATTAGGAGTAAGGCAGATAAGTTCAAAAGTTAGTAGCTATTATGAAATAAAAAGAGGAAGATGGCAAAATAAAGAAGCACTACTAAAAGAAGGACCTATATGGATAAGTTGCTATAGTGAGCAGAGTTTTTTGGCCAGTGAATTGATTAAAACAATTCGGCTTTTAATAGAGCAGGCAAAAGCCTTGAAAAAGATTGCTATCATTTATTTAGATAGTAAGCCTAAGGAAAGTTATTTTACTTGTCGCAGTTTAACCTACAAATGCATTAATGAATTACTTGTCGGAGAAAAACATATAGTTCTACAAATAATGAGAGATGAAGACATTGGAGCCTGCTATTTACCAAGTGAGAAGAATTTTGAACCTTATGAGAATCATTTTATATATGATAAGTCATATAACAAGCTCATGACTAAGGCTATAAAAAAACTTACAAAGAAAAGAACTTTAGTGACACAAGAAAGTTTATATCAAGACCTTTTTTATGAACAAATTCCAATGTCGGAAAAACTCTATTTACCTTTGCAAAATAACTTTAAGAATAAATTAAGTGAACAAGTCGGTTTAAATACCATTTTATTAGGTCAAGACTTTTATGTTATTTATGATACTAAGGCAAACATAGAACAACAAAGAAATGATTTAAAGGACTATGTGATGCCACAATGGACTTTACCTCTAGTAGCTCAAATCCCCATACATAAGAGTAATGATCTATATATAAATGAGAATAATGTGGTGACTAATGCTTTTAAGTACAGAGGTGAAGGGGTTTATATTGGGATTGTATCGGTAGAAGGTGTTGATTGGGAAGAACCACTTTTAAGAACATCTCAAGGAAAAACAAGAATAAGCTGTATATGGGAGCAAGAACAAGCTGATAAAGGGATTTATTATACAGCATCTACAATTAATACAGCTTTAGAAGCAGAGAAAATATTATCAGATAGTAGAAGTGAAGCAACTTTTTTACTAGGTCTAGCTGGAGGAAAACAAGGTTATTATGAAGCGCCTGCTTCTAAGGCAGAATTTCTTGTAGCAAAAATAAAGCCTGCAACCAGAAACGTACAACAACTATATGGAGGAGAACCTCATCCACTGGTTGCATTAGTTCCGGATGTATTAATTGGAGCATACAAATTAATGGAATTAGCTAAGCTTAATCAAAAACCCCTAGTTCTTTATTTACCTTATCACTATTTATTAGAGGGAATAGAAGGTGTTAATAAATACGATAGAATCTTTAATGAACTCAGTCATCAGCCAGGGCTTACCATCATTATGCCTGTAGGAGAAGAAGCTGATAAAAAGCACAGATGGTTAATAGAAGAAGGTTCTTCTAAAGAGGTCAGGATACAAACGAAGGAAGAAAAGCAAAATATAGTTGGGATGATTTGTTCGAAAAAAGCAGAGGTATTTCAAGCAAGTTTACAATTATTAGGCAACGAAACACAAAGGATTTGTATAGAAGAGCAGGGAATTTATCAAACAACTGCAGGAAAAGTAGAAAGCAGTGGGTTAAAATGGGATTATCATAGTGGGCAAATAGTTATTAGATTTCGTATAGAGCAGCACACACAAAGTACTTGGCAATTGCATTTGAGCACTGAAGATAATAAGAAGCTAAGATTAAGTGTAAGCCTATGTGAACAACCAGTAAATCCAGGAGCTACATTAAGCTCATGGACGGCTTTGAATACGGCAAATCCTGCACCAGCTAAATGGGGAACTATGGGAGTAGGAAGCTTTGATACAAAGGCTTTAGTTGTACGAAGGGGTTCAGGTAGAGCAAAGCATACTAATCAAACAGGATTAAGCTGTGTAGCAGAAGGTAGGGCAAGTATCAGGTTAAAGGAACAAAATGAGATATTATGTTTAGAAGGAACGGATGTAGCAGCTAGTTTAGTGACAGGAGTAGTGGCAACCTTATATAGTAAATGGCAGCAGGAGAAGGGAAAAGCTTATCTGAATACTAAGATGATGCAAATGTGGATAGAACGGCAGCTTACGCACTTGCCTAATCAGACTTATCCTCATTTTAGTCAAGGAAGTGGTATTTTAGACTTAAAGAAGCTAGAAGCTACTTTAATCGCACCTTTAGAATAA
- a CDS encoding L-lactate dehydrogenase — protein sequence MIKNKVCIIGAGMVGSATMMSILNSGLVAEIVMIDQNEKKAAGEALDAFHTTSFTYVPNVLIRQGNYEDCKDAQIIVMSAGPSVKPGEKLDRRILTKTNAEVTRSVMKEIIRYTQEAIIIFVSNPVDVVTYIAQNEFNYPRNKIIGSGTLLDTARMRRIIGEHFMVDTKNVHGYILGEHGATAMATWSLCNLGGIPLSDCSKKFNKPAVNQEQVLKEVIDAGMNILMAKGYTNYGIAEAVARMVKAIVLNELSVLPVSTTLEGEYGIKDVAISVPCIIGQEGIQSILDIPLTKEEHDKLLASANSLKEIIRTIE from the coding sequence ATGATTAAAAATAAAGTATGTATTATAGGAGCTGGCATGGTAGGCTCTGCTACCATGATGTCCATCTTAAACTCAGGCTTAGTAGCTGAGATCGTTATGATAGATCAAAATGAAAAAAAGGCAGCAGGAGAGGCATTAGATGCCTTTCATACGACATCCTTTACATATGTGCCTAATGTGTTAATTCGCCAAGGTAACTATGAAGATTGTAAGGATGCACAAATTATAGTGATGTCAGCAGGACCTAGTGTTAAACCTGGTGAAAAGCTAGATAGACGTATTTTAACTAAAACCAATGCAGAAGTGACGCGCAGTGTAATGAAGGAAATTATTAGATATACGCAGGAAGCCATTATTATCTTTGTTTCTAATCCTGTAGATGTTGTCACTTATATTGCACAAAACGAATTTAACTATCCTAGAAATAAAATCATTGGTTCAGGAACCTTATTAGATACAGCAAGAATGAGACGTATTATTGGAGAGCATTTCATGGTAGATACAAAGAATGTGCATGGTTATATTCTAGGAGAGCATGGTGCTACAGCTATGGCTACTTGGAGCTTATGTAACTTAGGAGGTATTCCCTTAAGTGATTGTAGCAAAAAGTTTAATAAACCAGCCGTTAATCAAGAGCAAGTTCTTAAAGAGGTTATTGATGCCGGAATGAATATTTTAATGGCAAAAGGTTATACAAACTATGGGATTGCAGAAGCAGTAGCACGTATGGTAAAAGCAATTGTCTTAAATGAGCTGAGTGTCCTTCCTGTTTCAACTACATTGGAAGGTGAATATGGTATAAAAGACGTAGCTATTAGTGTGCCTTGCATTATAGGGCAAGAGGGGATTCAAAGTATTTTAGACATTCCGCTTACAAAGGAAGAGCATGACAAACTTCTAGCGAGTGCCAATAGTTTAAAAGAAATCATTAGAACAATCGAGTAA
- a CDS encoding DMT family transporter, producing MFISIITALISGILMSVQGVFNTRVTEKSGVWFTSSIVHFIAFICCLGVLLFVRDANVEGFKTINKWYLLGGVLGAGITYTVVVSMAKLGPSYAVMLILIAQMTAAYLIELLGWFGTEKVNFMWTKLVGVLIMVGGIIVFQWKK from the coding sequence ATGTTTATTAGTATCATTACAGCACTTATATCAGGGATTCTTATGAGTGTACAAGGTGTTTTTAATACAAGAGTAACAGAAAAGTCAGGTGTTTGGTTTACAAGTAGTATTGTTCATTTTATTGCTTTTATATGTTGCCTCGGAGTATTACTTTTTGTGCGTGATGCCAATGTAGAAGGGTTTAAAACCATTAATAAGTGGTATTTATTAGGCGGTGTTTTAGGCGCAGGAATTACGTATACAGTAGTAGTGTCTATGGCTAAGCTAGGGCCTAGTTATGCTGTCATGCTTATTTTGATTGCCCAAATGACTGCTGCTTATTTGATTGAATTACTAGGGTGGTTTGGTACAGAAAAAGTGAATTTTATGTGGACAAAATTGGTAGGAGTCCTCATAATGGTTGGTGGAATTATCGTTTTTCAATGGAAAAAATAA
- the nrdD gene encoding anaerobic ribonucleoside-triphosphate reductase, translating to MQYYVIKRDGRKVTFNTTKIENAILRSAKNVEVDIPISDITSKVTGRIQDLYSYEITVEQIQDVIEDTLMDLQLEALKNSYANYRKERTRIRDLKSELMDTVHNIGIETDRDNANVGNNFSSKLLRIASETNKWHNLSKMPKHLAKLHEQGDLYYHDLDSYNLTTNCLHIDTGKVFENGFNTGYGTIRKPKRIESAAELSCILLQSSQNDMFGGQSHVNFDNDMAPYVGLTREEINQEFAPLKSSLSEEDFTTFVENKLVSRVRQSMQGIVYNLNTMHSRAGSQVPFSSLNIGLPQSNDAALVCQIFLEEYEKGLGKNEQPIFPNIIFRVKKGVNRGEDAPYEYLFKLACRVASTRMNPTFMNIDADFNLKYYAKGILPATMGCRTYVCSNINGPEGPNRRGNNAPTTINLPRVALEAKGNLEAFWVLLDSRLQLAKESLLHRYEVLKRLKVKDLPFVVGEGLMLGSEGLGPNDSIDPVLKNGTWSIGFIGLAETLVALTGKHHGESETARELGYQIVQCIRNFTDKATQDTHMNWSCYATPAEGLSGKFVIQDRDRFGSIAGVTDKDYYTNSFHVPVGYQISIIDKIQIEAPFHRMCNAGHISYIEVDGYPSEETIEKIITYAYDSSNISYIGINFHLRYCKDCGTSVTDCGKTCPECGSSHIQGISRVTGYLSLDERFGSGKSAERQDRLSHDEAHKNTYTNV from the coding sequence ATGCAATATTATGTTATTAAAAGAGATGGAAGAAAAGTAACCTTCAATACCACCAAAATTGAAAATGCTATTTTACGCTCAGCAAAAAATGTAGAAGTTGATATACCTATTAGTGATATTACTTCTAAAGTCACGGGCCGTATTCAAGACTTGTATAGCTATGAAATTACAGTCGAACAAATTCAAGATGTGATTGAAGATACTTTAATGGATTTACAATTAGAAGCTTTAAAAAATTCTTATGCTAATTATCGTAAAGAGCGTACACGCATACGTGACTTAAAATCCGAGCTTATGGATACGGTCCATAATATTGGTATTGAAACAGATAGAGATAATGCTAATGTAGGTAATAACTTTTCTTCCAAGCTCCTTCGTATTGCTAGTGAAACAAATAAATGGCATAACTTATCAAAAATGCCTAAACACCTTGCTAAACTACATGAACAAGGAGATTTGTATTATCATGATCTCGATAGCTATAATTTAACCACTAACTGTTTACACATTGATACTGGTAAAGTATTTGAGAATGGTTTTAATACAGGTTATGGTACTATTCGCAAACCTAAACGTATTGAATCTGCTGCAGAGCTTAGCTGTATTTTATTACAGTCTTCTCAAAATGATATGTTCGGTGGTCAATCACACGTTAACTTCGATAATGATATGGCACCTTATGTGGGACTTACAAGAGAAGAAATCAATCAAGAATTCGCCCCATTAAAGTCTTCTTTATCCGAAGAAGATTTTACTACCTTTGTAGAGAATAAACTTGTAAGTAGAGTACGCCAATCTATGCAAGGCATTGTTTATAACTTAAATACCATGCATTCTCGTGCAGGTTCACAAGTTCCTTTTAGTAGTCTTAATATTGGTTTGCCACAAAGCAATGATGCTGCTTTAGTATGCCAAATTTTCTTAGAAGAATACGAAAAAGGTCTTGGTAAAAACGAACAACCTATCTTCCCTAATATTATTTTCCGTGTCAAAAAAGGTGTTAACCGAGGTGAGGATGCGCCTTATGAATATCTCTTTAAACTGGCTTGTCGTGTAGCTAGTACACGTATGAATCCTACCTTCATGAACATTGATGCTGACTTTAACTTAAAATATTATGCAAAAGGTATTTTACCAGCTACTATGGGTTGCCGTACTTATGTATGCTCTAATATTAACGGTCCTGAGGGGCCTAACAGACGCGGTAATAATGCACCTACTACAATTAATCTACCTCGTGTTGCTCTTGAAGCAAAAGGTAATCTAGAAGCTTTTTGGGTATTATTAGATAGTCGCTTACAGTTAGCTAAAGAATCCTTACTTCATCGTTACGAAGTACTTAAACGCCTTAAGGTGAAGGATTTACCATTTGTCGTTGGTGAAGGACTTATGCTGGGTTCTGAAGGCCTTGGACCTAATGATAGTATCGATCCTGTCTTAAAAAACGGCACCTGGTCTATTGGCTTTATTGGACTTGCTGAAACCTTAGTTGCTTTAACAGGTAAACATCACGGTGAAAGCGAAACAGCTCGTGAATTAGGTTATCAAATCGTTCAATGTATCCGTAATTTCACAGATAAAGCAACCCAAGATACCCATATGAACTGGAGCTGCTATGCTACTCCTGCTGAAGGACTTAGCGGGAAATTTGTTATTCAAGATCGTGACCGTTTTGGTAGCATTGCAGGTGTGACAGATAAGGATTATTACACGAATAGCTTCCATGTTCCAGTTGGCTATCAAATTTCTATTATAGATAAAATTCAAATCGAAGCACCTTTCCATCGTATGTGTAATGCGGGTCATATCAGTTATATAGAAGTAGATGGTTATCCTTCTGAAGAAACGATTGAAAAAATTATTACATATGCTTATGATAGCTCTAATATTAGTTACATAGGAATTAATTTTCATCTCAGATACTGTAAAGACTGTGGTACATCTGTTACAGACTGTGGGAAAACATGTCCTGAATGCGGTAGTAGCCATATCCAAGGTATCAGCCGTGTAACAGGCTACCTCAGCTTAGATGAGCGTTTTGGTAGTGGTAAATCAGCCGAGAGACAAGACAGACTCTCACATGATGAAGCTCATAAAAATACTTATACTAACGTATGA
- the nrdG gene encoding anaerobic ribonucleoside-triphosphate reductase activating protein, with translation MSTLQVAGFLDHSTVNGEGFRSVLFLSGCLHACPGCHNPEMQAFHYGDSVEASDILQRILKNKPLIDGITFSGGEPFEQTEALIDLAASIKATGLTLWCYTGYTYEQLITNPSRRKLLNFIDVLIDGPFILAEKDEHLLYRGSRNQRILYLSQGKIIES, from the coding sequence ATGAGTACCTTACAGGTAGCTGGTTTTTTAGATCATTCTACTGTTAACGGAGAAGGCTTTCGTAGTGTTCTCTTTCTGTCTGGTTGCCTTCATGCTTGCCCTGGCTGCCATAATCCAGAAATGCAGGCTTTTCATTATGGAGACTCAGTAGAAGCTTCTGACATTCTTCAACGTATCTTAAAAAACAAGCCACTTATAGATGGTATCACCTTCTCCGGCGGTGAACCTTTTGAACAAACAGAGGCCTTGATAGATTTAGCTGCTTCTATTAAAGCAACTGGCCTTACGCTTTGGTGCTATACCGGCTATACCTATGAACAGCTCATTACAAATCCTAGTAGAAGAAAGCTTTTAAATTTTATTGATGTACTCATTGATGGTCCGTTTATCCTAGCTGAGAAGGATGAACATCTTCTCTACAGAGGTTCTCGTAATCAACGTATACTTTATCTCAGTCAAGGGAAGATTATAGAAAGCTAA
- a CDS encoding S8 family peptidase: MATIDQQFILSNLVLSNFTDIQTISSAFPSLQFEMIAPNTYVITVPAGEQAEREFNTLRNTVNFITSPIPYGLNAVPALSASNISQFHNYPYGELRGNGIIIGFVDTGIDYTNTLFKNADNTTRIVSIWDQTISGNPPSGYSYGSVYTQQDINEALQSPDPLAIVPSQDENGHGTFLAGIAAGNDQTGTLDYTGGAPDATIAMVKLRPASEYIRDIFLINTGEPAYQNNDIIAGISYLVRLSLQEQKPIVICIGLGSNYGAHNGTEIIEDYISSISIAANIIVVIAAGNEGSSGHHYKGTVSSGGSESLEINVGVRETGFPMFVWVDIPNKITVSIKSPLGQVIEKIPIIPRMPQSFKLNLEETTVTVTYFYPDPLTGGQKIDIRLEEPTPGLWTLTVYGDIVINGIFHVWLPRRGFIQSDTRFLRPDPETTIEIPGTEQFGITVGSYDYLDDSVYVSSGRGPTTDGIMKPDLIAPGVNVQGPMPGGGFTTYVGTSTAAAITSSAAALLMEWGVLKGNFPNMNTRIARSILIRGARRQPNVIYPNTIEGYGRLDLQSSISRA; the protein is encoded by the coding sequence ATGGCAACTATTGATCAACAATTTATCTTGAGTAATTTAGTTTTAAGCAATTTTACTGATATACAAACGATAAGTAGCGCATTTCCTTCATTGCAGTTTGAAATGATTGCACCTAATACTTATGTCATAACGGTTCCTGCTGGGGAGCAAGCAGAAAGAGAGTTTAATACTTTAAGAAATACAGTTAATTTTATTACATCCCCTATTCCGTATGGTCTTAATGCAGTACCTGCTTTAAGTGCTTCTAATATTTCACAGTTTCATAATTATCCTTATGGGGAATTGCGTGGAAATGGGATCATTATTGGATTTGTTGATACAGGAATAGATTATACGAATACACTTTTTAAGAATGCAGATAATACAACACGTATTGTAAGTATATGGGATCAAACCATTTCGGGAAATCCTCCTTCAGGTTATAGTTATGGTAGCGTATATACGCAACAAGATATTAATGAGGCTCTTCAAAGTCCTGATCCTTTAGCCATAGTTCCTAGTCAAGATGAAAATGGACATGGTACTTTTTTAGCGGGAATAGCAGCAGGTAATGATCAAACAGGAACACTTGATTATACAGGAGGAGCACCAGATGCAACTATAGCTATGGTTAAATTACGCCCGGCAAGTGAATATATAAGAGATATATTTTTAATTAATACAGGGGAACCAGCTTATCAGAACAATGATATTATTGCAGGTATCAGTTATTTAGTTCGGTTATCACTGCAGGAACAAAAACCGATAGTCATTTGTATAGGACTAGGAAGCAATTACGGTGCACACAATGGTACAGAAATAATAGAAGATTATATTAGCAGTATTTCTATAGCAGCTAATATCATAGTGGTTATAGCAGCAGGTAATGAAGGAAGTAGCGGGCATCACTACAAAGGTACAGTGAGTAGTGGTGGCTCAGAGAGTCTAGAAATTAATGTAGGTGTCAGAGAAACAGGATTTCCTATGTTTGTATGGGTAGATATTCCTAATAAAATAACCGTTTCTATTAAAAGTCCACTAGGGCAAGTTATTGAAAAAATACCTATTATTCCTCGGATGCCTCAATCATTTAAGCTTAATTTAGAGGAAACAACAGTAACTGTCACTTATTTTTATCCAGATCCATTAACCGGAGGTCAAAAAATTGATATTAGGTTAGAAGAGCCAACACCAGGGTTATGGACATTAACAGTTTATGGAGACATTGTTATTAATGGTATTTTTCATGTTTGGTTACCACGTAGAGGATTTATTCAAAGTGATACAAGGTTTTTAAGACCTGATCCAGAAACCACCATAGAAATACCAGGGACAGAGCAATTTGGGATTACGGTAGGGAGCTATGACTATTTAGATGATAGTGTTTATGTCTCTTCTGGCAGAGGGCCTACTACAGATGGCATTATGAAGCCAGATTTAATTGCGCCTGGTGTTAATGTTCAAGGGCCTATGCCAGGAGGTGGATTTACCACTTATGTAGGTACTAGTACAGCGGCAGCCATAACAAGTTCTGCAGCGGCATTGTTAATGGAGTGGGGGGTTCTTAAAGGTAATTTTCCTAATATGAATACACGGATAGCTAGGAGTATTCTGATTCGCGGTGCTAGAAGGCAACCTAATGTAATCTACCCTAACACGATAGAAGGCTATGGCAGGCTAGACTTACAATCAAGTATTTCTAGAGCATAG